The Oncorhynchus masou masou isolate Uvic2021 chromosome 13, UVic_Omas_1.1, whole genome shotgun sequence genomic interval TCCAGACCACTAGTAAAAAATACTTAGCCAAAGTTCTAAGTCTAAGGTCAAAAAATTTGACAGCAATGCCATCAAATTAAAGTCAGTTGGGAACAGGTCTTTGATGTCCCAATACCTTGGCATCGGATCTATGAACTGAAATGTATAACAACAATTGACACACATTAACCCGTTCATTGCAATCTTAAGATATTTTATACTTGCTACAAAAAGAATGCTCAATATATACACAACATTGTCTGACCGGTGCAGCCTGGAGGAAACATAAGCAATAGAGCATATTCTAGCACTGTCCATCGGTGGCTGGCTTATAGAGTCAGGTCCAGGAATGATTATGTCATAATATCAGGGTTCAGATTAACCAAAatattgttggggggggggggggatctgaaAAATAACAATCAGTCAATGGGTAATACCACTGTAGTCTTCGGTAAAGTATTTCTTTTATAGGGCAATATCGGTAAGGTTCAGAAGCCTCGTAAAGACGTTGCAGTAAAATAGAGGGATGTATTGCAAAAGGAAATAGCAAAATGGTAATATACTTGGAAAGATGGGTTAATCTGTGGACATCAGTGGGTTGGAGTTCAAATCAGAATTAATGGTGGATTGGCCGCTGTGACTGAAAATCCAGCATTTGCAGGAAGAGGAAATTAGGGACATACAAGTATGTATAATCCTTTAACTACATGTACCGTACATGAGTGAAAATAGCTGTAAGTAGCAGTACAAGTATCGTTGCCTGTTAGTTTACGCCAATCAGGGGAGGAGTGTAGGGTTAAATAAAACCATAATAAAAGGGGATTAGAAATTATGCAAACAATTAAATTGATAGAACCCAAAATCTATCTGCAAAATTAAAGTTGATCTACACCCTAGTCCTCCTTTTGATTTGCTGTTAAATTCCAGACTAGAGCAGGTAAGACCACAAAATGCAACATCTTCCCCAAGCATAGAAATGACTCATCTACCAAATACCAAAATGTACTGTGAAGGCTAAAGACAGGAAAGATAACATTTCTCACCTCTGTGTCCCACACACTTAGACACCTCAGAGTTGGAGTACTTTGGATGACAGCCACTGGCCTCTGGATTTGGGAAGTTGTTTGGTGTCTCTGCAGTTCTGCAGTCTGCAGGGAGTCTGTGTGAGTCTGCAGGGGGTGTGTGTGCTCCATGGCAGTGGTCTGAAAGGGGAACCTGAGGGGCCACGGTACGGAGTAGGGATGTCTGGGGTGGGTGCTGAGAGTCACTGTCAGGGTTCAGGACACTGGAGGTTCCAGGGTTACAGAGTACAAGTGTTCCATCTTGGAAGGCACCATCCAGAGATGTAGTGAGGTTACTGAGGTCATTGTCTCCATCCACTCCAGTGCTGTCTTTGGTCTGGACCTCGGCCTTGACTGTGGTGTGTTGGAATGAAAAACAAACAGACGTTCATTGCTTATATTCCAGTTAACCTGCTAGAATAATGCAGAACTTGTACACAATTCCCTCCCACACTGACATTAATAATAAAAGCAAAGAATGCTCTGTGCCTTTTCCATTCACACCAAGGACagatctctcctccccctcccaggCAGCTCTAGTCTTGGTCCCAAGCCAGCTACCCCAGCTGAGCCCCAGCACCAGGAGGTTGTAGAGCAGGCTGACAGCCCCCATCACCGTGGCCAAAAGAGGGCGCTGTATAGGGTGGGGCTGCAGGGTGTGGCTGAGGatatccagagagacagagacacacagggcaGCCAGCAGGAGAGCTGAGATCAGAGCCCCCAGGGGCTGGACCCTCGCTTCGCTGTAGGACAGGCCACACAGGGACGCCTGAGGGGGGAGGCATCGGGGAAAAGGGTTGGCTGGAACAGACAGGGTGGGATGGGGATAAGAGGTTAGCTGGTTGGACTCAGAGTGGTCAGGGGAGAAACAATGGGTGGTTGTAGGGGTGAGAGGTTTGGAGGGAAACTGGGAAGTGGTGGTGAGGACAGGggttgagaggggaggagagggacaggaagctGAGTTGGAAGGGATGGGAGAGACACAGGGGATGGTTAAGGCATATGGGGGAGATTTGACAGGTGACTGAGTGGGGTTGGAGGTGAtggaagtggagagaggagaggcaggtggCGGTTTTGGGAGGCCTCTGCCCAGGGTGGGTTGAGCAAGAGGAAGAGCCATGTGCATGAGGATGAAGAGGGTGTGGAAGACGTCCACCATGGTGATGAGGGAGTTACAGAGGCGGCTGACAACAATCTCACACAGTAGGAGCAGGAAGGTCAGGACCAGCATGCATCTGTGCAGGGAACTGCCGTGGGGGAGCCCCAACCTGCTTGCCATCTCACCTGTCAGAGGACACATGAAAAAAAGTAACATTTCGTGCTCAATATTGATGGAGCAGCCCATCAGATGCAAGTTAATGTAATAATTGTATAGCATTTTTTTGCAATGTTCACTGCTGCAAAGGTTATTTGGTTACCCAAAGTACAACATACACTCTTTAAAAAATGGGTTcctaaagggttcttcggctgtccccataggagatccCTTTTggcttccatgtagaactctctgtGAAAAGCGTTCCAcccggaaccaaaaagggttctccattTCTCCAATTGGGACAGCCGAATAACGCATTTAGGGTCTAGATAGCACCCTTTTATCTAAGACTGTACTGTTAGAAACAAAGTTACA includes:
- the LOC135553351 gene encoding uncharacterized protein LOC135553351, with translation MASRLGLPHGSSLHRCMLVLTFLLLLCEIVVSRLCNSLITMVDVFHTLFILMHMALPLAQPTLGRGLPKPPPASPLSTSITSNPTQSPVKSPPYALTIPCVSPIPSNSASCPSPPLSTPVLTTTSQFPSKPLTPTTTHCFSPDHSESNQLTSYPHPTLSVPANPFPRCLPPQASLCGLSYSEARVQPLGALISALLLAALCVSVSLDILSHTLQPHPIQRPLLATVMGAVSLLYNLLVLGLSWGSWLGTKTRAAWEGEERSVLGVNGKGTEHSLLLLLMSVWEGIVYKFCIILAVKAEVQTKDSTGVDGDNDLSNLTTSLDGAFQDGTLVLCNPGTSSVLNPDSDSQHPPQTSLLRTVAPQVPLSDHCHGAHTPPADSHRLPADCRTAETPNNFPNPEASGCHPKYSNSEVSKCVGHRDNQTDPTTVSALKSESPTRLRVQLPAFLPSLITLTQALLGSILALTNGLTLLLLGPDCLHGSGACAPFIYLDPGFSMVAVVVLLATALPQVCRYGWLLLQASPSQLCVSDLGRRIASVPGVQAVHDLHVWQLTESCLVASVHVHCHAGFQIHRCGDLMSGVTKVFQSVGVSCCTVQPEFFLSTSSANGNMDNNHTNPTIIHREIHPLPSHLACSLACGKGCVGRMCCAPLEEGSTEPLAPPAGETEEPHVLIIENAFL